Proteins from one Coleofasciculaceae cyanobacterium genomic window:
- a CDS encoding toxin-antitoxin system HicB family antitoxin: MAAFMVRISDDKHERLKELAKTRGMSLNKLMEELSTIALAEFDAETRFKAMAAQGNLERGIALLDKLDAHFGDCKE; the protein is encoded by the coding sequence ATGGCAGCTTTTATGGTTCGCATATCGGATGATAAACACGAAAGACTTAAAGAATTAGCCAAAACTAGAGGGATGAGTCTGAATAAGTTAATGGAAGAATTAAGCACTATTGCCCTAGCAGAATTCGACGCAGAAACTAGATTTAAAGCGATGGCAGCCCAAGGAAATCTCGAACGCGGGATTGCTCTTTTAGACAAGCTAGATGCTCATTTTGGCGATTGTAAAGAGTAA
- a CDS encoding nucleotidyltransferase family protein, translated as MKVKQLLQQKREEILAIAAKHGACNVRVFGSIARGEETSTSDIDFLIDYDRAKTSPWFPGGLLADLEDLLGYKVDIVTEKSLHQLIRDRILSEAVPL; from the coding sequence ATGAAAGTTAAACAACTACTTCAACAAAAGCGAGAAGAAATTTTAGCAATCGCTGCAAAACACGGGGCTTGCAATGTGCGGGTTTTTGGCAGTATCGCTAGAGGTGAAGAAACCTCAACCAGCGATATTGATTTTTTAATCGATTATGACCGAGCGAAAACTAGCCCTTGGTTTCCTGGTGGTTTGCTAGCAGATTTAGAAGATTTACTAGGTTATAAGGTCGATATCGTCACCGAAAAAAGTCTCCATCAACTAATACGCGATCGCA